The genomic stretch TTTAACTCAAAGTCTAATTCTCCATAAAGATGCTTATCTAACAATTTACCTAGCTTATCTGTGCGTTCTTTCAATTCATTGTATTCATTTACCATTCGTTGTTTATAAGCTTCCATTTTAATACTCCTTTATTCTTCTACTTCAATTTCAATACTGTGTTCATATAATTGAATACTAATCACAGTGTAAGACCAATATTCTTCCTCAATATCACCAATGTATTCATAAGTACATGGTTCAACCTCACCATACAGCTTTACTTTAACTGCTGGGTCATTCCACATAATATTCATCAACTCTTCTAAAATAATCACTTCATCCTCACTTCAATTTCAAATTCTTTATCCTGAAAGGTTGCTGGGATAACAACACCTTTCATAGCGCCGTCTCTAAGATACATTTCTATCATGCTTTCAAGAACTGCTTTACCAATGTCTAGCTGTGGTTCTAATAATTGTTCTTGTAATGTTTCCATTTCATTCTCCTAACAAATCTTTGTTCTCCCAAATGTTACCAATGACTTCGAGAGAGCTAAGGCCATCATTATTTAATTCTACAAAATAAAATATAGTGCCATGTTTAGCTTTTAAACCAAAACTTGCATAGTTCTTGTCATAAATTACAGCTTCTGTATAGAAAGTACCATCACATATATATTTGTGCTTAACAATGTCACCTTCACAAATCTCTACACCATTCTTATCCTTAAGACCCGTGAACTCCATCAGCTCAATCTCATCAAAGAATCTTTCACAGCGATACCCATTGCTCTCCTCAAGATATGTTGTTTTATAGCTTGAATCAAGGTCGCCAACAGGTAACATTCTCTTTTCATCTTTAACCCACGTTCTAAATTTTGGTACTCTCATTCTTCTTCCTCTCTATAATTTAGCCACGGCTCAATAGAACTGTGCTTCCCGCATTTTGGACATTCAAGATGATAGTTTCTTCTAAAACTAAGCACACCCTTCGTCTCTTTCTTTACATAATCGTGTCTGCAAAAGAATTGTTTCAAATTATGCCTAAGTTCTTTCTTTTGCTCGTTGAACTTATAAGCAATCTTTTTAAAAGTATCAAACATCATTTCACCTCTTTGACTTCAAATGCTGGGTTATCCCAAAATTTAAATCTCTTGAGCTCATCTTCAGTGAACCATGATTTGACCTCATCATCGTTTAAAGGCAACGAGCTTATTCCAAGCTTATTAAACTTCTTAAAAATTCCAATATAAATTTTGCCAAAATCTTCGTTTGCAAATTTAACCGTGTACAGCTTTTCTTTCTTAACTTCATAACCGTTCCTGATGGAATCGACAATCACTCCAATTCCTTTATTATTTAACCACTTATGCATAGGGTCATCAGCAGGTATGACAGGTAATGTTACTGACACGTTCGTAAAGACATACTCTTCTAAAGCATCTCTGTTTTCCTCAATATAATCAGCAACAAATTGTGG from Streptococcus ruminicola encodes the following:
- a CDS encoding YopX family protein, which codes for MRVPKFRTWVKDEKRMLPVGDLDSSYKTTYLEESNGYRCERFFDEIELMEFTGLKDKNGVEICEGDIVKHKYICDGTFYTEAVIYDKNYASFGLKAKHGTIFYFVELNNDGLSSLEVIGNIWENKDLLGE
- a CDS encoding DUF1642 domain-containing protein; protein product: MNKQEAVKGIKNKEILGLTTSYEDKRYNEGLITALSYIEQIDEPEKPVVPQFVADYIEENRDALEEYVFTNVSVTLPVIPADDPMHKWLNNKGIGVIVDSIRNGYEVKKEKLYTVKFANEDFGKIYIGIFKKFNKLGISSLPLNDDEVKSWFTEDELKRFKFWDNPAFEVKEVK
- a CDS encoding crAss001_48 related protein encodes the protein MEAYKQRMVNEYNELKERTDKLGKLLDKHLYGELDFELNCPVALLESQYYTMQAYLSILEQRAEIEGIEL